The Sesamum indicum cultivar Zhongzhi No. 13 linkage group LG6, S_indicum_v1.0, whole genome shotgun sequence genomic interval CGACGAACAAGACACCCTCCCCACCACTTCACCTTTTCTTTACCTATTTTCTCCACATTTCCATCTCTCTGTTTccttatattttcattttcattccGAGTTATCtgtctatatatgtatgtatggaAGGGGGGGGATTTGATGCATCTGCTTACATGTTGTTTGAGGCGAGCGGCGATTCCGAAGCCGGATTCTTTGACGCCGCGGCGGAGGCGGAGTCCGGCGCCGCTGCTGAGGATGATGCGCAGTCTTGCAGCTACGGATCTGTGTCTGATAGCGGGGCGGTGCATGGGGTTGATGATGCAGGTGGGGATGCGGATTTCGATGATTCTGATGGAGAGGAGGAATACGGTGGGCGTAACAGTGATGAGGAGGAGGGCGTGGTTGATCAATGCTGCGGCGTGGCGACTAAGGATTCGGTGGTGGCTGGGGGGGCGAAGGAGAAGCTGAATCATGAGCAGAAGGCTTGTGAGGATTCAAATGTGAAGCTGATGaatgagagggagagggaTAGGCTGTTTTGGGAGGCTTGTTTGGCGTCTTAGAGAAGAAACaagtttttctttgaaataattacatcgCCCTTCCCTATAGtttcatactaattattttttctcaataaatatcttaaaattgtAGAGAggatatacatataatttcagGAATAGGTGGTGTAActatctctttcttttatattagttcagtttttgttgattatgcaactgTACATAGGTTTGGCGCAGTGAAGATACTGAATGTTACTCTATTATTTTAGTGtgttcatttcattttcattcctTGCATTTAcagatttgtttatttaatgacttttcttttatatatatatgtacaaaatGTGCAATACAAGattcatattaatttgaaggctcaattttacttttgtacaatttttaaGGATTGTAAAATGGtctatcacattttttaatttggtgatTTTACGTCAAAAATTGATTGGAATTTCAAAGGTGGCCGGAATTATGATGTTACTTTTcgacaaattttgaaaatcttgattaaaaattaaattaaatctaaaattgtATTCGGAATCaataatttgagttttcatttttagataaatttgtTCTGTTAGTGCTCTTATATATACCATGAATAAAGTATATGGATCTCAGATCTCCTTAGGGGGGAACAGAAGTACTCTTAATCAATTTAGTAGCTTTTGTTACTAACATGCAAAGACAATGAGCCTCAGAGTGAATTGAAGATTGTCCAAAAAGCAAAACCAAGTATTTGTTTATTCTCACCAACTATTACAACTGATTTCTTGTTAACTATTAAGTACTTAAAACTATTTTCTAGTGCAGATTTCACATgtttaaatc includes:
- the LOC105165254 gene encoding uncharacterized protein LOC105165254; protein product: MEGGGFDASAYMLFEASGDSEAGFFDAAAEAESGAAAEDDAQSCSYGSVSDSGAVHGVDDAGGDADFDDSDGEEEYGGRNSDEEEGVVDQCCGVATKDSVVAGGAKEKLNHEQKACEDSNVKLMNERERDRLFWEACLAS